The following proteins are co-located in the Sporolactobacillus pectinivorans genome:
- a CDS encoding ferredoxin encodes MEKYTIVDKETCISCGACAASAPDLFDYDDSGLAFALLDSNKGDAAVPDELLEDLADAYEGCPTESIRVADHPFHGSPEKIAEH; translated from the coding sequence GTGGAAAAATATACGATTGTCGATAAAGAAACCTGCATATCTTGCGGTGCCTGTGCCGCTTCTGCACCCGATTTGTTTGATTATGATGACAGCGGACTCGCTTTTGCCCTTCTTGACAGCAACAAGGGCGATGCTGCGGTGCCGGATGAACTTCTTGAAGACCTTGCAGATGCTTATGAGGGCTGTCCCACAGAATCGATCAGGGTCGCGGATCATCCCTTTCACGGTTCACCGGAAAAAATAGCCGAACACTGA
- a CDS encoding ATP-binding protein codes for MIWHGIITKLWATIIAIVTIALVFLTILLLQFFENSNIQQSELQLRKIGDKSVQLIENENGSRSALVSVSDISSVYSAGSALVSGKRYWLSQPLHGFPDLNRKFFESDPLLREALVSGKKVEKQGSFATGRNSQERMIIIGLPFHTQSGETGAIYVFQTLKIAQNAMNQSKKLIYISAGIAIILTTFFAFFLSTRIGAPLRRMRTAVLQVARGNFDINVPVVTRDEVGDLAVAFNKMRNDLKLNITALNHEKEQLGGILNNMADGVLLLDRQGSIIATNPPADRFNRSWAFEHDGATSPDLLNELLKSVASERKQQIREVGIQGRFWVVIMTPLYSRKEIRGAVAVLRDMTEERHIDQMKRGFVANVSHELRTPVSMIQGYSEAIIDGIAETNQEKVDMAKIILDESKRLGRLVNELLDLAKLEAGHFQLNRREIPLFSFFSHTVNKFSNLAETAGISLRLETSFGEDARFSLDPDRIEQVMTNLIDNAIRHTREKGWVLVNVVLKSGKLLVRVQDSGVGIAEEDLPFVFERFYKADKARARGKSGTGLGLAIAKHIIDAHGGEIGVNSRKGHGTTFQFNLPEENLQQARES; via the coding sequence ATGATCTGGCATGGCATTATTACAAAACTCTGGGCAACGATCATTGCAATTGTTACGATTGCACTCGTATTCCTGACCATTTTGCTGCTGCAGTTTTTTGAAAACAGCAATATCCAGCAATCTGAGCTCCAGTTGAGAAAAATAGGGGACAAGTCTGTGCAGCTGATCGAAAATGAAAACGGAAGCCGTTCGGCACTGGTCTCGGTTTCAGACATTTCCAGTGTTTATTCGGCAGGCAGCGCGCTGGTTTCAGGCAAACGCTATTGGCTTTCTCAGCCACTGCACGGATTTCCGGATTTGAACCGCAAGTTCTTCGAATCAGATCCGTTACTTCGTGAAGCGCTGGTCTCAGGGAAAAAAGTGGAAAAGCAAGGCTCTTTTGCCACTGGGCGCAACTCGCAGGAAAGAATGATCATTATAGGCCTTCCCTTTCACACCCAAAGCGGTGAGACTGGTGCTATTTATGTATTTCAAACCTTGAAAATCGCTCAAAACGCAATGAATCAATCAAAGAAATTGATCTATATCAGTGCGGGAATAGCTATTATTCTTACAACTTTCTTCGCTTTTTTTCTATCGACGCGAATCGGCGCGCCGCTTAGAAGGATGCGGACAGCGGTGCTCCAGGTAGCACGCGGTAATTTTGACATTAATGTTCCGGTTGTGACCCGGGATGAAGTCGGTGATCTGGCCGTTGCGTTCAACAAAATGAGAAATGATTTAAAGCTGAATATAACTGCCCTGAATCACGAAAAGGAGCAGCTGGGCGGAATACTTAATAACATGGCTGATGGCGTGCTCTTGCTTGACCGGCAAGGATCGATTATCGCCACAAATCCGCCGGCTGACCGTTTTAACCGCTCATGGGCCTTTGAACATGATGGTGCAACATCTCCGGATCTGCTGAACGAACTGTTGAAAAGCGTCGCATCAGAACGCAAACAGCAGATCCGTGAAGTGGGTATACAGGGACGGTTCTGGGTTGTGATTATGACGCCGCTCTATAGCCGCAAAGAGATCAGAGGAGCTGTAGCCGTTCTCAGGGATATGACGGAGGAACGCCATATTGATCAAATGAAAAGGGGATTTGTTGCAAATGTCAGCCATGAACTCCGTACGCCGGTATCAATGATTCAGGGCTATAGTGAAGCAATCATTGACGGGATCGCGGAAACTAATCAGGAAAAAGTAGATATGGCAAAGATAATTCTGGATGAATCAAAACGACTGGGCCGTCTGGTCAATGAACTGCTTGATCTCGCAAAGTTGGAAGCGGGCCATTTCCAGCTGAACAGAAGGGAAATTCCGCTGTTTTCTTTTTTCAGCCACACAGTGAATAAATTCAGCAACTTGGCAGAAACAGCAGGAATCAGCCTTAGGCTGGAAACTTCTTTCGGAGAAGATGCCCGCTTTTCGCTTGACCCTGACAGAATAGAGCAAGTGATGACAAATCTCATCGATAATGCGATTCGCCATACTCGTGAAAAAGGATGGGTTTTAGTCAATGTTGTTCTGAAATCCGGGAAACTCTTAGTGCGGGTTCAGGATTCAGGAGTGGGCATAGCGGAGGAGGATCTGCCCTTTGTATTTGAGCGCTTCTATAAGGCGGATAAGGCGAGGGCAAGGGGAAAATCAGGTACGGGGCTTGGACTCGCTATTGCCAAGCACATTATTGATGCACATGGTGGAGAAATCGGCGTCAATAGCAGAAAGGGCCACGGCACAACCTTTCAGTTCAATTTGCCCGAAGAAAATCTTCAGCAAGCGCGAGAAAGCTAA
- a CDS encoding response regulator transcription factor, whose amino-acid sequence MDEKKAAILVVDDEERIRKLLKMYLERESYQIDEAGDGETALQKALDKDYELILLDLMLPGMDGIEVCEKLREFKATPVIMLTAKGEEANRVQGFEVGTDDYIVKPFSPREVVLRVKALLRRSSKTKFLETETTAKNVIVFPHLMIDHDAHRVKVENQEVNLTPKEYELLYYLAQNPDKVFSREQLLKDVWNYEFFGDLRTVDTHVKRLREKLNRISEEAANMIVTVWGVGYKIEAESDA is encoded by the coding sequence ATGGATGAGAAGAAAGCGGCGATTTTGGTTGTTGATGATGAAGAAAGGATTCGCAAGCTGTTGAAGATGTACCTCGAACGGGAAAGTTATCAGATTGATGAGGCCGGCGATGGTGAGACCGCGCTCCAGAAAGCGCTTGACAAAGATTATGAATTAATTCTTCTTGACCTGATGCTTCCGGGAATGGACGGAATTGAAGTCTGCGAGAAATTGCGTGAGTTCAAAGCGACACCAGTGATCATGCTGACGGCAAAAGGAGAAGAGGCAAACCGTGTCCAGGGCTTTGAAGTGGGGACGGATGATTACATAGTCAAACCTTTCAGTCCTCGTGAAGTTGTTCTGAGGGTGAAAGCGCTGCTTCGTCGTTCTTCAAAGACCAAGTTTCTGGAGACGGAAACAACAGCCAAGAATGTGATCGTCTTCCCGCACTTGATGATTGATCACGATGCGCACCGTGTCAAAGTCGAGAATCAGGAAGTCAACCTGACACCTAAAGAATATGAGTTACTCTATTATCTTGCACAAAATCCCGATAAGGTGTTTTCACGGGAGCAGCTGTTGAAAGATGTATGGAATTATGAATTTTTCGGCGATCTTCGGACGGTTGACACACATGTTAAGCGGTTGCGTGAAAAATTGAATCGTATATCAGAAGAAGCCGCAAACATGATTGTCACTGTATGGGGCGTCGGCTATAAAATAGAAGCTGAGAGTGACGCATGA